Within the Drosophila melanogaster chromosome 3R genome, the region TCCAAAAACACAGGTGCTGTATTCTCTTTAACCGCGAGCTAATTCTTTGTCTTTATTTCGGATTTTTCTATTTGTTAATGCACATTTTCCGCGCGATTCTCGGACTCCGCCTGCGAAGCTCCAAAGAGCAATTGACAAAAACATCGAGAACTGCGCTCGGCGTTGCCATGCTGACTGCGCTGCCAGACGGCGTGGGTGGAGTCCACGCTGGAGGTAAGCCCAGACCGCAACCCTCTAACTGTGGCACAGTGGTGCAAATTAAGAGAGGACTGCTgtcaaaaattgtttataaaatttgtTCCAGAGCCGTTATGTCATTGTTTCGTCATGTCAATTGTAAAAGAAAGCACCCTTTCAAAACGTTGTAAATAATTTCAACAAGTGCTACAGATATTTGTGTTATTCACTGGCATACAAGTTcgtttaaacaaaatattaaacataaataaacattaaaatatattattaaacaaaatatattcttgACTTGCAATAGATATGCCGTATCACTCATAAATGCAATACAAAGGGTAAATCATTATTTCCTGGCTTAAAATTGTAATGAAACGGATAATGAATCACATAGCTATTCAGTTTTAGAGAATTTGTATGCACTTTGTCATATTTAACGTTAAAGTCGatcactttttatttaaggGGCTAAagttgttttactttatttgcctaatttaaatttttgctcCTTATATTCAAAAATGCAGGCTCGATACCATCTCGACCGCGATGATTTGTTTGGGTTGGCAACGCCCCGACGTTTGTGGCGCAGCCAACTTCACGCGAGACgcagcgaaaacaaaaaatactaaGCTGAAGTTAATTGAGAAAACCCCAAATAAAACGCGAGTGAAAGGGACCATGAACTTAGACCTGCGTTCGTACTCACGCCACTGGCTCACGGAGTTTATCGAGCAGTACCAAGAGGAGGAGTGCCTCTGGCAGCCCAAGCACAACGACTACAGCAATCACACAGCCCGTAACAAGTCCTACGATCGCCTGGTGGAGAAGCTAAAAGAAGTGGAGCCCAATCCGGACAGGGCGATGGTAGTAAGGTGAGAATTTCCATGTCAAATGTGCCACAGTTCAGTAAACACAATTCACGCTTTACAGGAAAATTAACTCACTGCGGTCCGCTTTTCGGCGGGAATTCCGCAAGACGAGTACCAAAGGCGACTACGCAACGCGTTTGTGGTACTACGACAAGCTGCTTTTCATCGCTGACCACAAGCCCAAGCGCCACGAACTCGGCTCCAAGCCCAAGAGAGAACTCCATATCAGCTTCGACGACGAGGAGTCAATGGAGTTCGAGGACGACTCACATCACACGGGCACTCAGTCTCAGCACATGGAGTCCATAATACCCACGTCCCCGGACGATGTGGAAGAAGTCGCGGCGACGGCCAACAATGTGGTCGTCAGCAGTCAGGGCGCCACTCTGAGCACCATTTCGGTGACGCCCGCGGAATGTGTGACCCTTGTCAAGAGCGAGGAGCACCAGGCGGCCGAAGCAGCGGCAGCCGCAGCCCAAGCACACCAGCAAATGGTAGCCCATGCAGCAGCCCAGACCTCCAttgcggcggcggcggctcaGGGACATGCCGTGAAGGTCTTAGAGATCACCTCCCTAGACTCCAACTCCCAGCGCGAGATACAACAAGTGAGTAGCTCCAAAGCAGTGAAGAGTTCCTTAGGGTCTTCAATCACCTCCTCTCCCCACGCAGGCGGTCAATCATCTggagcaccaccagcagcagctccacctGCAGCAGACGAATGGCCAACATCAGGGCGTTCCCACCATCCAGATAGGCCGCGATCACTATCAGCCATTGTTTGGCAATGCCGGCACCACTGCCTATACCACCACAGCGGCTACGAGCACATCGCACCGGCAAGACGACGAGTACGATGCCATTGGCGTGAATGTGGCGAGCAAACTGCGCTCCATCAACCCGACGCAGCGGATCGTGGCCGAGAAACTGATCAGCGACGTTCTATTCAACGCACAGCTGGGCAACCTCACCGTTCACTCGGCCCTCACGCAGTAATCTCTCTTGTCCCCCTAGACTAAGTATGTGTAGTCTCTGGCTTTATATCTCCATTTTGTCTGTGTCCCAACCTGCAGCCCGGCCAACATGTGTCGCCCGGGCAGCAGCCGATTGTACCATACAGTTTGCATGTAGTTTTAATTATTCTATACAATAAATAGATTGTATGTCTTAAGCTCATCACCAGAGGGTTTGTCATTCCGTCGAACTTCCTGCGCCCGTTAGCTTGTTCCACACAAACCTGGCAAACTGGACAAAAAGAGGAGCTGCTGTCTTGAGGTGATCGCCTTAAGAATTAGGACTAACATACCGTGACCGGCGGCATCTCGATCTGTTCCGCCTCCGTGACCAGTTTTCGGTTGCTCTGCATGTAGCTCCAGCCCAGATGGATCCCCACCAGACTGGGGATCATCACGACGGCCACCAGGTTGCGCGACACGAACGAGGGCTGCTTGCTCATCTTTACAAAATTCGTAAAAcggaattattattatttaacagCTATCACAAATCAACAATGACGATGTGACCGCATTGCGATGTTTGTTTAATCTTATCAACGAAAAATACCAACCTATAACGCTGCCCCAAAACGGGCGGCTAGTTTTGAATAAAGTTTCTATCTCCCCCAACTTGGTCCAAAGTCCAACGTTTTCGGGGATAATAATGGGAAACTAAACGTCTCGCAATTCTTTGTCTGGGACTTCGATTGCTTGGGCAGATAAGCATCTGTCATTAGTTTGTTGCGGTGGCTGGTTTTAATAACAAATGCGGTGGAGGTGGTTAGAGTAGATCAATGGCATTGTAAAGGGGAACTTCACTTCTCGTAGGGTATATTAGTTGCTGCGAAATTCTTTAAAGACTTTTTGTGATTATAGAAGGCCTGAAGTAACTGGTAAGGTCCTTCGCTTTTATAACTAACATAAGATTATAAtagttaaaaaacaaaaatgtgtaATTATACTACTTTACGTACAAGTTAAAATTGTCTAAGCTTTGAATTCAAATAACAGAAAgatgaaaaataattttaggTGCTTAAAGTTCTTAGTGGACAAACTAATTCggaaaaattagaaaatatgtATGAAATAATTATAAGCTGAAATCTGAAATTTTAACTTAATCTGTTTTAAAAACCGTAAAATAAGCTATAAATTTATCGTCACAATAAAAccaattttatttcaaattatgAATTAAATTAGAAATTAAGTATGACCGTAACCTCCCGTCTCAATCCCTGTTCTGGTCACACTTTGCAGGCAAGGCGAAGAGGCAGTTAACTAACTGTTAATTGATAGCCCACTGCGTCGCCAACTAACCTTTTCCCATATTCCCAACTCAACCCATTAAGTGCGAAATCCACACCCGCGTCGCCGGAGGGGCGTGGGCGGGATCGGATGGGGCGCTGGCTTTGGGGCCAAGCTGGAGGCTAAGACGCGGATGCGGTCTATGCACTTTGcgcacacaaacaacaacggcagcggcagtaacaacaacaacgacaacagtgggccaaaacaaacaaattctGTTATagacgtcgacgtcgctgccgttgttgttgctattccATTTTGGACAGCACCTGCAATTTGAGTTGTAGTTTCAGTTTTAGTTTTGGGTTCCTGGCGAGCAGACGCTCCATTGGACAGtttatacacatacacatacagacctacatatttgtatttttggtTGATTTGCAAGTGAGTTCTCCCACCCATAGTTGTGCCACCTGCCCCTAAATCCGACCTTTTTGCCAGTGCTGAAATCGATAGTGACCGTCATCCGTTTGCACCTGGAGGAGCTGTGGCTCAGGTAAGCGAATCGCCGGTGCGCAAGAACCCCGCCCCAATCACTCATCCTGCACGGCTACTACTCCGCCTGTCGGAACAGGCCAATCAAGCGATTACGTTCAAGGCCAGggaatagaaattattattagaAATAGAAATCCATAGAAGAAAACGACTATCACCTTCTTGTCACAAAGAAAAGAGGTCAATGGACAACTGCAGAATCATTGGAGAATATTGCATCAAGGACTTAAAGTGTAGAGTGCGTTAGGACTTCTTGTGTAGACAACATATAGCTCGATCGACATTAAGGTCAATATTTGATAATCAGTTAGAtcttatgatattatgatCTACTTGATGGAAGCTGTGGAAAGAATGTTTTCACGTATTGACGCAGTCTAAATTTGCTTGGCCGGTATTTACCTATTCTATTTTTCGAAATGATATCAAAAGTCTATAATTCTGCTTAAGCAATATATTATTCATATCCATGGAGCTTGGTTTCATGTAATCTTTCTATGTATATCGCTGAAATCTGAACATTACCCTTTGAAGACCGTTTATAAGACCGTTTCATAATGGCTCATGcattgtttaaactactgccTTAAACTAAAGGCGCGCATATTGTTCTTAAGCCCATTTTCAGTCGTAGTAGTTATACCATGTAACATTCGTTTCGGAATTTCAGCTTAGCCTAATTTCGATTTCTATAGAGATATCGCATTTTGAGTTTGTGAGATACTAATTGACGATATTTAACGAACGTGTTTTTGATTATAGCTTTAAGTGTTGACGTTTAATCCAGTATATTTCACCCCGACCAGGAAATAGCTTTCTAGCCGTATTTGTTTGGTTGCGTATACATCGTACCTTAACTAggtaaaaatcaaaatgtttaCAGTCATTTACTTCATGATATTTACGACACATACGAGATTATACGAAAAATAATCTTTGCCCTTTTTCATGGTCTTTTGACCCCGTCGTAGAAGTTAGCAAATCGAGTTCTAATGAAATTCCGCTAACGACTTTGTATTACTTAGCTATCAGATCGTTAGTCCAGCCTCTTCATGTTATTCGTTGCATTTTTATGAGAAAttgtcatttattttttaaggcCTTTAGTCGGTCTAATGGTAAATGCATGATTATCACTAAAATATTGGTCGCAAAAGACCATATAAAGCAGTATATATCAGAGGATTTAGGAATTCAAATCACTTTAGACTGTCCGAAATCCCAATCGGGTTACTGAATAATGTTATCCTTCTTCAGCTTGGCCAGCTCATCCGGCCCGTAACCCAGTAGTTCGCCCAGCACTTCATCCGTGTGCTGGCCAAGAATCGGAGGAGCTGTCCGGGCATCGTTTCGCGCTTCGCTGAAGGTCACAGGAGGACCAACCACCTTGACTGTTTCGTCCTTGGGATGCCGCAGGCTTTTCACCAGGCCAATGGCTTTTATATGCTCGTCCTCGAAGACCTCGGGAATGGAGTTAACAGGTCCCACGGGAAAGGAGGCGCCCTCGAAAAGTTTCATCCAGTTGCGCGAGGTGTCCTCGGATAGCATTTGCTCTAGGATTCCCAGCAGCTCCACTCGATTGGTCACACGATCCTTGTTGGTCTTGAATTTGGGATTCTGCGCCAAATGTTCCACTTTTAGGCGGCGACACAGGTCCACAAACTGAACATCACTGCCAGTGCCCAGGGTGAGATAGCCGTCCTTCGTCTTGAAGCTCTGATACGGAACGATGCTGGAGTGTGCGGTGCCCATCCTTCCTGCTTCGACCCCGGAATTCAGGTAGTTGCTACCCACGTTGAGCAGCAGGGAGCAGCAGGTGGACAACAGGTCGACTTCGATCTTCTGGCCACGTTGCGTGCGGGTCCTTTGATAGAGGGCTGCCAAAATTGCTCCATGGGCGTACAGTCCTGTGGACATATCCGtcacagccacgcccaccttgCTGGGCGGTCCATCCCGCTCGCCGGTGATGTGCATCAGTCCTCCAACCGAGGAGGCAATCACATCGTAGCCGGGTCGCTTGGCATACGGTCCCACAGAGCCATAACCCGTCATTGAGCAATAGATCAGTTTGGGATTCACCTTACGCAACTGCTCGTAGCCCAGGCCGTAACGCTCCAAGGTGCCGGGCACATAATTCTCCACCAGCACGTCGCTAATCTCGGCCAGGCGATGAAGGAGTTGCGTGCCGCGCTTGATATCGATGCAGATGCTCCGTTTATTGCGATTGGGAGCCAGGAAGTAGGCGGCATCGTTGCTGTTCTTTAGAAAGGGTGGTCCCCACTTACGCGCCTCATCGCCAAAGTGTGGACGCTCCACCTTGATAACTTCCGCGCCGAGATCCGCCAGAACCATGGTGCAATAGGGGCCGGCGATGATGCGCGATAGGTCCAAAATCCGGATACCATGCAGCGGGTGGCGTTCGTCCACATCGCTGGCATTAGCATTATCGGCTGCGTTGTTTTTATCGCCAACGGCTGCGAAGTTTCTCAAGCTCGGGCGGCAAACTCCGTAATTAAGCAATCCCCGGACGAGGCGTAAATTCTGTGACAACATGgttctttttttgttgctaCTTGTGGGTCAACTAATCTGTCGCCAGTACACATGTGTATGTTGTGTGTGGAAAGTTTTGCGGGCCGACTTGATCCGCGGCCACTTTTATCGTCACTGAAAGTGGCCCTCCATCCAAAAGTCGTCGGAAGCTCGTAGTCTTATCTCTTTTTAGTTGCTCTTAACATTCGCCTAAGAGTGGGAGCTTTTTGTTTACTATCTAAAGACTGCGATAAACAACACCTGGaagcccaaaaacaaaaagaaaaaaagaaaagagtcTCTCTCTCATTGCGCTTCACCTTGGGGAGTTTCCACCGAGAATGTCGCGCATCCTTTCGGTTTCATGGGGGGGAATCGCCTCAGCTGACCACCAGATAATGAGAGGTTAGTCATCCGCGATGGCATGTCATTAAGTGGAGATCGAATGCCTCGCTTTGCATTGTTTTCTGTTCTGTACTCCGATTATATCACCTTGCTGACATCTTGGATAGCGTGATCTTATATTAAGCGATCCGCTTGGAATCAAAACAAGCGTTTTGCCTTT harbors:
- the CG15922 gene encoding uncharacterized protein, isoform A, giving the protein MSKQPSFVSRNLVAVVMIPSLVGIHLGWSYMQSNRKLVTEAEQIEMPPVTFARFVWNKLTGAGSSTE
- the CG5180 gene encoding uncharacterized protein, isoform C, whose protein sequence is MNLDLRSYSRHWLTEFIEQYQEEECLWQPKHNDYSNHTARNKSYDRLVEKLKEVEPNPDRAMVVRKINSLRSAFRREFRKTSTKGDYATRLWYYDKLLFIADHKPKRHELGSKPKRELHISFDDEESMEFEDDSHHTGTQSQHMESIIPTSPDDVEEVAATANNVVVSSQGATLSTISVTPAECVTLVKSEEHQAAEAAAAAAQAHQQMVAHAAAQTSIAAAAAQGHAVKVLEITSLDSNSQREIQQAVNHLEHHQQQLHLQQTNGQHQGVPTIQIGRDHYQPLFGNAGTTAYTTTAATSTSHRQDDEYDAIGVNVASKLRSINPTQRIVAEKLISDVLFNAQLGNLTVHSALTQ
- the CG10877 gene encoding uncharacterized protein, with translation MLSQNLRLVRGLLNYGVCRPSLRNFAAVGDKNNAADNANASDVDERHPLHGIRILDLSRIIAGPYCTMVLADLGAEVIKVERPHFGDEARKWGPPFLKNSNDAAYFLAPNRNKRSICIDIKRGTQLLHRLAEISDVLVENYVPGTLERYGLGYEQLRKVNPKLIYCSMTGYGSVGPYAKRPGYDVIASSVGGLMHITGERDGPPSKVGVAVTDMSTGLYAHGAILAALYQRTRTQRGQKIEVDLLSTCCSLLLNVGSNYLNSGVEAGRMGTAHSSIVPYQSFKTKDGYLTLGTGSDVQFVDLCRRLKVEHLAQNPKFKTNKDRVTNRVELLGILEQMLSEDTSRNWMKLFEGASFPVGPVNSIPEVFEDEHIKAIGLVKSLRHPKDETVKVVGPPVTFSEARNDARTAPPILGQHTDEVLGELLGYGPDELAKLKKDNIIQ